The sequence AGCCTGAGTCAGTGATGATTGCAGTGGTCATAGGTAGTGAACGACTCTACGTTGAGATCGTCGGTAGGCAATCAAAATTGTACTTGATTCGAAAGTATGACCGAACAGCGGCTGGCCTTTAGGTCATCGGCTACCGCTGTCGACCAACTGGAGCCGTGTTCCGACTGGGCGACCCACCCCGCACCGTTCTGATCTACTTCGCCCGCCGGCAGTCTGCGGAAGACCTGCCGGACCTGGAGGTGCCGCCGCCGGTGGAGTCAGTATCGAACTTGTGCTGTGTCGACGTTTCGACGCCGGCTGCGGGCCAGATCAGCCCTTGGCGCTGCGGGTTGAGGCGTCGAACCAGCTCGCGGTGATTGTGGAGCAGACGTGGAGCCTGCGCGGAAAGCGACAGCTAAGGCGCGATATCGGCGACCCGAAAAACCCTCATGAACTGGGAATATATTGTTCTATCGACGTTTTCGCGGGCAGTTCACAGGAGGGGCTGCCTGGCGGTCGTCCCGGGCGTGGGCCCGCCCGCACAATGAGGGCTGCTACTGGCACGGCGCAGGGGACGCGCTTCAGTGGGTCTTGCGAAGTGGTATTGGGCGCACCGTTCCGCCATGTCGATTCTCCGACGACGCTTTGGTGCGGCCCGATGTGATTGGGCCAAGTGCAATGACGTCAGCATCGCCAGCTTGGTCCACAGCGACCCAGCTGGTCCATCGGCCAAAGTAGGAGACTCCCACGCCGGAAGCCTCGGAAGCTGACCGAAGACTGTTCGGCGCCCCCGGGTGCGCTTTCTCTAGCGCCTTCTGAAGCCAAATTGCTTGTTCGCCACCTACTTCGACAGGCTCCGACTTGTTCCAACCACGAGCTGAAATCTGCTTATAGAGGCTGCGGGCATGGTCATCGTCGATGACACCCATGCCTTGGAATCGCACGACCAATGCCTTGATCGAGACGCCCCAACGTCGCTTTAGGGCGGACAGGGTGCGCAGAGTGACTCGGTTGCCTTCGTCGCGAAGGTCATCCAGGAGTGCGTCGCCTGGAGCAAGGAAGGCGCCGGCGAAGCGGTGCGCCTGCTTCTCGTAGCGTGTCGCGTCGTGTGCAGATTCTGGCGGGCCTACGCCGGCGTGTAAGCCAAGGTGACCAATCTCGTGCGCGACCGTGAACCGCTGGCGGTCTCCGGGGATGCCATGGCCGCCATTGGTGCGGGCAACACATACAACCGGCGTCTGGTTTGCCCTCACCGATAGCCCGAGATGCCGACCAAGTTCTTCGCGCATCGGCAGCACGAGGCACCCGAGTCGTTCGGCGGCGCGGATGCAGTTTCCGACGACCTCGCCGTCACCCAGCCCGGCAGCAGCCCGAACATCGGCGGCGAACTGCTCGATTGCATCCTCGTCACTGAGGTTTCCGTCGAACACGGGGATAGTGTCTGGGATTTGCCGCAACGCAAGGATGTCGACCACCTCAACTGCGGTTGTGCAGTCAGCCCGCTGCTGATCCACTGCTCGCTTTGAGGCGTCAGCGTATGCGCGCAGCCAGGGGCGCGTCGTGGGGCCAATTCGATCTGGTCCGGTGAGATATGCTGGGGTGCAATCAAATACTGAAGATATTGACTGGGCTAGGTCGTCCGTCAAGGCCATGCGCCCATTCTCGATCTTCGAAACCGAACCGTTCGCAATGCCAATTCGTTCGGCAAACTCCACCTGGCCGATGCCAGCGATCAGTCGCAGCCTCTGAATTCGTTGGCCTGCGTGATGGAAATCCAAAGCTTCTACCCCACTAACTCTCGCTCTAAGGACGCAACGGCCTTATGCCCCAGTGCGATCACACGGAGTCAGCCTCACCGCCCATCTCGTCATCGTCGAAGCCGTCAAGACCCTCATCCGTGGGCCGGAAACCGCCGGAAGGGATTTCGGGACCGAGCAGCGGTATGGCGTGCCCGAGAATGAGATGTCCTGGAGTCCCTGGCTCGAACCGGAGAATCGGGGCAACAAAGGCTTCGGCGACGAGAACGGACCCGCTTGCCGGGATCCATCCGAAGGTCCAGGCCTCGATGGGAAAAAGCCCATCGCCCTCGTCGACCACGACCCGGACCGGAGCGTCGGAGTTGGCTGTCATCACAATGCTGCCCCCTTCGTCGCGTGACGCTCGCCGCAGACGGAATCGCCGCTCAACCCCTTCGTCGAAGGACCGGAGTTCCCTGCCGCTACCGTTTACTGAGCCGAACTCAACACCAACTCGACTCGCGGCTACCGCGACGGCGTCGATCGCGAGATCTCTCATCAGGAATGCGGTGGACTGTGGCGAGCCGAATGATTCGTCGACATCGAGGGCCTGGTCCACGTGGTGGCCGCGTTCGGCGAAGACCTCTTGCAACTCCTCCGCGACCTTGGTCAGGCGGTGTACGAGCTTCCCGGATAGGCGTGACATGAGCAGTGAGAATATTCCTGAAAATGTCACTTCGTCAACCCGACGCGCCGAAGTGGAGGCACCGACTCAGTGAAGGTCGTGCTCGTGACGGTGTTTACAACGGGTTTGCTGCGAGCGGGCCAGGTGGTGGCGGCGGGTCGCGCGTTAAATCATTGAAACATCGGGTGCGCAACGGGCGGGTAGGCGGTTAGCTGAAGGGTAACTGCGGATGGAGGGAGCGCTGAATGGTTACGCGCAAGCCTCGATTGCGGACGGTTTCGGATGATCCGGCCCGAGTCGAATACCGAACCGTGCACGGATATCTCCGGGCGTATCGGGTGGCCGGGGACGGGCCGCCGCTGCTGTTGATCCATGGGATTGGGGACAATTCGTCGACCTGGAAGCCACTGATCCCGCTGCTGGCGCAGAAGTACACGGTGATCGCCCCGGATCTGCTCGGTCACGGGCTCTCGGATCAGCCGCGCGCTGACTATTCCGTCGCCGCGTTCGCCAACGGCATGCGAGATCTGCTGTCGGTCTTGAATTTTGACCGGGTGACGGTCATCGGGCACTCCTTGGGCGGCGGGGTGGCGATGCAGTTCTGCTACCAGTACCCACAGATGGTTGAGCGGCTGGTGTTGGTGGCCGCCGGCGGTGTAAAGCGTGAGGTCAACCCCGCGCTGCGCCTGGCGTCGCTGCCGGCCGCACCGCAGGCGCTGGCCGCACTTTCAGTGCCAGGATTTGAGACAGCGCTTCGGATGGTTCGGGGGCAGATCGACAAGATGGACCTGCCGGTGCTTCTGGTCGATCTGCCCGAGATTCTGCGGGTGCTCGGTGATTTGAGTTCGCCGAACAAGCGGGCGGCGTTCGTGCGGACGCTGCGCGCCGTGGTGGATTGGCGCGGGCAGATGGTCACCATGCTCGACCGCAGTTATCTCACCGAACGGCTCCCGATCATGATCGTCTGGGGCACCCACGATCTGGTGCTGCCGTATTCGCACGCCAAGCTCGCACACGCCGCTATGCCGCATTCGCGGCTGGAAACCTTCGTCGATTCCGGTCATTTCCCGTTCCGTGACGACCCGCTGCGGTTCGCCGACCTCGTCGACGACTTCATCACCAGCACGGTGCCGCTGGATTTCGACCTGGAACGGTGGCGTCGGCTGCTCACCGACGGAGCGGCCGACCCAGCGGTGGCGGATCCGGATGAGGAGTTGCTGCGCGCGTTGAGCGACGTCCGCAGCGCGACCTGACCCGCGGGGTCTGGCGTCATGACCGATGGTCTGAACGCGCCGAACGGGGGGAAACGGGCAGCGCCAGACTGCCCAGAACTACGCCCTCGTCGCCCTCGTCCGAGGGCTCGATTCCGAGGAGCGGCCCTCAGAATGTTGGCATCCGAACTGGGTCGGCGCAGTCGATCGTGGCCCCTGACCCGCGAGTTTCCATGCGTGCCCTCGTTCAAGCGTCACCGCGCCCGTCTTCCGCCGCGCTAGAATTCTGTACATGACTACGCTGCCGCTCGCTGAGGTGCGGGCCAACCTGTCCAAATTGGTGGATGAGGCCGTGCGCACGCATCAGCGGGTGGAGGTCACCAAGAACGGGCGCCGCGCCGCCGTGCTGATCAGCGCCGACGACTACGACTCTCTCATAGAGACGCTCGAGATTCTGGGTGATCGAGAAGCGATGGAGGCCATTCGCGAGGCGGACGCCGATATCGCGGCCGGCCGCGTCTACCCGCTTAACGAGGTGGAGGCCGAACTCCGTGCGAGGGGCATCATCACTTCATGACGTACCGGGTCGAGCTGACTCGGCGCGCCCGGCGAAGTTTGTGCGAGGAGCTTCCCGGGGTGGTCGCCGCGGCTTGTTGGGAGTTCATTCGCGGTCCGCTCGCCGAGAACCCGCAGAGGGTCGGCAAGCACCTGCGCGACGAGTTGGCTGATCGCTGGTCGGCGCGGCGCGGCGAGTTTCGGGTTGTCTACGAGATCCACGAGGACGTCGTCGTTGTCCGGGTTATCGACGTACGGCATCGTCGTGATGTGTATCGGTGACGGAACGTGGTGGAGTTTCGGTTTAACGTATAACGTTATTGACGAGATGCGTTATGCGATGGTCTCGTGATCAGATCGTTCGGCGACAAGGACACCGAGCGGATCTGGCAGGAGCGGTACGTCACGGGTGTGGATCGGACGATCCAGCGGGCGACGTTGCGGAAACTCGAACTGATCCACGCGGCCAAGGTCGTCGATGATCTTCGAATCCCTCCGGGCAACCGCTTGGAACGACTGGGCGGTGATCGTCGCGGACAGCACAGTGTCCGGGTGAACGATCAGTGGCGGATCTGCTTCGTCTGGAGAGAAGGAGGTGCAGAAGATGTCGAACTCGTCGACTACCACTGAGAATGATCGGATCGAGCCGATCCATCCGGGGGAGATCCTGATGGAGGACTTCATCGAGGGCTTTGGGATCACCCAGAACAAGCTGGCCGTGTCCATCGGTGTGCCGCCGCGTCGGATCAACGAGATCGTGCACGGCAAGCGTGGAATCACGGCCGACACGGCGATCCGTCTGGCGCGGTACTTCGGGACGTCGGAGGAGTTCTGGATGAACCTTCAGTCGCACTACGAACTCCGGACCGAGCGTCGTGCGCTGATGGATCAGGTCGAGGCCATCACGCCTCTGGAGCGTACGTAGCTGCTGATGACGGAAAGTCTTGCGGGTCAACGGATTCTCGTACGAGATGTGGTGCTTCGCTCATTGCGGGCCACGCGCGCGTCTGACCGCCCGGCTTCACCGCGATCACCTCTCCAAGGAGCGCGGAGAGCGCCGAACGAGAAGTCACCGACGTGTGTCTCGCCGGTGACCTCACCGCGACGGCGGTAGGGGAGGGTCATCCTCATGTCGGTGGTTGAGGTGATCTATCTGGTGGCGGCGCTGCTCTGGATTGTCGTGGTGGTGGCTGCGGCGTGCATCGGAGGCCACTACCTGGTGAAGCTTCGTGCCAGGCGGCGCCGGGTGACTGGGCTGATCGACACCGTGCGGCTGTCCATCGAGCGCGTCACCGTCCCGTACCGGGCAGTGGCCGCCGGCGGTGCCGTTGTTCTTCAGCGGATGGTTGCCGGAAGCAACGTCTTCGGGAGCGTCGCTCAGTTGATGATCTCGTCGAGCCCGTCAGCGCGCAACGCGGCCAGCCGATCACGCCATTCCTGAAGGGCCTCGGGTGTCAGTCGCGGCCAGTCAAGGATCTCTTCGACAACGACAAGCGGTGCACTGCTGCGATACGAGCGGGTCGGATTGCCGGGGAACTTCTTGTCGGTGACATTGGGGTCGTTCTCGAATTCCCCGGTCGGTTCGACGCGATACACCCGCGGCTCCCCGTCGCCGGCGGCGAGCTCGGCCGCCAGCCCTGCACCGCTGACCAGCGCGGTGAAGTAGATGTGGTTCATCACGATCTCGGGCCGGTAGTTGGACCGGAAGCCCGCGCTGAGCAGTTCACCAACCACCAGTTGAGCCTTGGTGCCGTGAAAGAACGGGCCTTCGTCGTCGATCGCGTCCATCGGTTAAAGGGTATCGACCCGCGCCCTGCGGATTCGTGGCTGCGTCGGCTCGGCCGGCAGCAACGCAGCCGGCCCGGTCGCGGCGTTAGGGTTGAGCTGTGGTCGCATCCGATGACCGTCAGAAGGCCGTCACGCAGCGCGAGGCGGAGCTGCTGCGGCGCGAGCGAGTCGCTGATGAACGAGATCGCGTCGCTGACCAGCGGGACCAGATCGCAGACACCCGCGAACAGGACGCAGACGATCGAGAGGCGCGTGCGGACGAGCGTGAGGGAGCAACTGCGCAGCGCGAGCGGGAGCGACTGCAACGCGTCGACGACCGAGCGGACCGTCAGCAAGCCGCGGCTAGGCGGGAGAACGCTGAAGTCAGGCGCGCGATGGCCCAGTCCCGGCGAGATCTGAACAACCAGCCGTAAGAACCTACAGCTGATATGTAGGCACTTCTTGTCAAGAGGCAGGTGAAAGCCGCCCTGGTTTGGCGCCAGGGCGGCTTTCGTTTGATCGGGATCAGTCGGCTGCGGCGGTCGTTGATCAACGACGGTGGTGTCAGACTGATATACGCGGGTTGGTTACCGCAAGACGATGGTTCGGCGCGAACGGTGGCTGCCCTCTAGGGACGGGCATCACATCAGCATTCAATGAATCCTGTTGCTGCTCATAGCTGTAACGCAGATCCGGTTCGCTTACCTCGCCGCCGACCGACTAATTCCGATCAAGCTTGAGGGGCAGCGCTCAGGTCAACGTGGCCAGCGACCAGCACCAGCCGGCAAGTTGGCGGGCAACCGCGACGTTGGCCACGACGTGCGGCTTCTTGCGTTCGTTGAAGCGGCACCACTGTTGATGCAGACGCCGGTTGCCGGCATGACCTCGAGCCTTGAGCGCGGGATCGACCTTGGCCCAGCGGGCCCGCATCGCCGGACCCGGGTTGCGGTAGGCAGCGCGGTGGTGCCAGGCTGCCTCGATCAACAGCCGGCGGACGTGGGCATTGCCTGCCTTGGTGATCGATCCCTGGACCCGAGAGGCGCCCGAGGAGTACTCGGTGGGTACTAAACCGACGTAGGCGCCGATCGAGGCACCGCTGAAGCGCGTCCAGTCACCGATCTCCACACTCAACGCCAATCCGGTCAGTGCTGAGATTCCCCGCAAGCATCCCAGCCGATCGACCGGATCGGCCCAGCGCGGCGAGGCCGCGATTGTGATGATCTGCTCGTCAAGGCGATCACGGGCCGCCGTGGCGGTCAGCACCGCATCGAAGTGGTGATCGAAAGCTGCGGCGGTGTGGCAGTCGGTGAAGCGTTGCCGCCGCAGCCAGGTTTCGTGTGTCCCGGTCCAGGCCTGCCCGCCGGAGTACACCCGGCCTTGGCGCAGCAGCAGTTTGGACAACCGGTGCCGAACCCGCATCAGATCGGCGCGGGCGTCTTCGCGGGCACGCACTAGATCGCGTACTGCCTCGACCTCAGCCTCGGGCACGGTGACCGCGGTGATCTCACCCAGGCGCAGCAGCCGGGTCAAGTGCGCTGCGTCGCGAGCGTCGGTCTTGACCCGATCACCACCAGGGCGAATCAACTTCGACGGTGCAGCGACCACGCAGTCGATCTGGGCGGCAGCCAGCGCCCGCGCCAACCCGAACCCCGTCGGCCCGGCCTCATAGGCCACCCGCACTGGAGCACGCAGCCGATGCAACCAATCGAGAATCTCGCCATAGTCCGGGCACAACCGTGCCCGCTCAACCTGACCCGTTCCTTCATCGACAGCATGCGCAACCACCGAAAGCGCGTGCACGTCCAACCCGACACTCGTACCGTTGAAACTCACCGGAGGCCTCCTGATCTGCAACTGTGGCTCTACCAGTGCGAGTGTTCACTCGACACCGGCAACCCACGTCCGATTGCAGCCCGAGGCCTTCGGCCTCAAGTCACCCCCATAGCGTCTAGGGGACGTTCGTCGTCACGATCACGTTGATCGAAATCAGCGTTGCGTGACGGCTACCAGATGACGGCGAGCCCGGCGGCCGTCAGGGCCAGCGCGCCCGCGGCGTAGAACAGCGGGCGAGGGGCTTCCCCACCTGACTTGCGTTGCCGGGCCCGGCCGATGCCCAGGACGGCGCCCAGGGCGATCAGGATCACCAGCTTGATCTCGATCTTGGGGTAGTTGAGCACCACTCCAGCGGGCCAGGGCGCGGCCAGCGCAAGTCCGGTCAGCAACGACAGCACCACGCCGTAGTCCATCACCGGGGTGAGCTGGAAGCGACGTGCCGCGGCTTCGGCGATCAATGCCCCGAAGGTCACCGCGAATCCGACGATGTGCAGCAGAACTATTACGTGTCGTAGTACCTCCACGTCGCTCAGGCTAGCCCCTGGCGGCGGCAAATGGTATTCGATCCGACGACCTGGTGGCCGCGTCGTTCGCCGACCTGAGGCGGGTCTCTACCCTTACCGGCATGACTTCTTCGACAACTCGCCTGGCCGCCGTCGTCGCCGCCACCAGTGACCCGGCCGCCGCCGACCCGGCCGGCTCCCAGGTCGTCTTCCGCGCCTCGGCCGTCGCGCATGATGCGGTGGCCAGCACGATCACCCTGGGCCAATACACGGTCGAAGTTGACGAGCCGCCGGCGCTCGGCGGTGAGAACACCGCCCCCAATCCGGTCGAGTACTACCTGGGGTCACTGCTGTCCTGCCAGGTGGTCACCTGGCGGTACTGGGCCGAGAAGCTGGGTATCGCGGTCGACGAGATCACCGGGCGCGCCGAGGGAGACCTGGACGTGCGCGGGTTCTTCGGGCTGGACGACGCAGTCCGCCCCGGCTTCAAGGAGGTGCGGGTGGTTGTCACCGTGACCGGCCCGGAAACCGAGGAGCGGTACCGGGAACTGCACCAGGTCGTCGAAAAGCACTGCCCGGTACTGGATTTGACCACTAACGTCACTCCGGTGCGCAGCACGCTGGAGATCGGGTAGCGCCCGTGATCTTCATCGTGGTCAAGTTCGCGGTCAAGCCGGAGTGGGCGGAGCGCTGGCCGCAGCTGGTGGCCGGCTTCACCGCGGCCACTCGCGCCGAGCCGGGCAACCTGTGGTTCGACTGGTCGCGCAGCCTGGAGAATCCAAACGAGTACGTGCTCGTCGAAGCCTTCCGGGACGGCGACGCCGGCAGTGCGCACGTCAACAGCGACCACTTCAAGCAGGCCATGGCCGACATGCCGCAGGCATTGGTGTCGACGCCGAAGATCATCAGCCAGCAGATCGACGCCACGGACTGGTCGGCGATGGGTGAGCTGACGGTCGATTAGCGCACGACGACAATCTCCCGGCCCAGCTGGTAACCGGGGGTCAGCGGCAGGATGTCGCCGCTCCAGAACGATCCGGGGTCGAACCAGTTGGAGCTCTTGTCGGTCGACAGCAATCCCATCTCCTCGTAGGTGATGGCCACCGTCTCGGCGCAGTACGCGGTCTGCAGTCCGACGCGGCTGTGGCGGGCCTTGCGCCGTTGGGTGATCTCGTGGACCTTGCGGTCCAGAAACGGGATGCCGCGCGTCCAGTCGCGCGCGGTCGGCAGCCGCCCCCGCAGCCACCGGCCCGTGAGCCGCGCTGTGGTGGGGAAGGCGGTGCCGTCCATCCGCGCGATCGCCTGCAGCAGGTGGTTCTCCTGCTTGCGGGTGATGGTCCCGCTGAGCTGACGGAACCAGCAGCGCTGCTCATAGCGGCCCATCCACTGTTCGACCGCGGCCCGGGCGTCGTTGAGCTGTACACCGCGGTGGTTGGTGCCGGTCCAGAAGTCGTGCAGCTTGTCGCCGAGCTCGGCATGCCAGATCAGCGGCGGCAGGTCATCGAGGGCCACCGTCATCCCGACGTGGTTCACCGGGGCATTGGACAGGGTTTGGATGGCGCGGTCCGGGCCGGAGCGGCCCCGGAAGAGCCAGATATCGCCGGTGCGCGTCTCGGCCAGCGCCCGCTCCAACGTCACTGTGTGTTCGTCCACGCTCAGCACCATAAAGTGTGAGCGTGCGCAGCATCTGGAAATGGATCGGCCTGGCGGGTGTGGTCGGGGTCGCCGCCGGCGGAGTGCTGGTGGCCCGGGACCAGCGACGGCGACGGGCCTACACGCCCGACGAAATCCGCGCACGGCTGCATGAGCGGCTGGCCGAGGCCGGCGGCGAAGACTAGCGCGGACTACTCCGTGGTGACGTCGACGGCATAGAGGCGGTGCGTGCCGGCGAAGCCCTTCAGCTCGGCATCGCGGCCGGCGCCGACGACGATGTCGTCGCATTCCTTGACGGCGTCGCGCACCGGTCCACTGATCAGGATCTGGCCGCCCTCGGCGGCAGCGGCCACTCGTGCGGCCATCGCGACGTTGCGTCCGAACAGGTCGTCACCGCGGCGCACCGAGCGGCCCATGTGTACGCCGATCCGGACCCGGATCGGGTGCTGCGGTTTACGCCCGCGTCGCGACGCCAGCGCGTGCTGGATGTCGATAGCACACCGCACCGCTTGGTCGGGTTGAGCGAAGGCGATCATGAAGCCGTCGCCCTGGCTCTTGACCACATGCCCGGAGTGCTGCGAGACCAGACGCTGCACCATCTCGTCGTGCCGGGCGATCAGCTTCACCCAGGCGCGATCGCCGATCCGCTCGTTGAGCGCGGTGGATCCTTCGATGTCGGTGAACAGCACCACCACGTGTCCGTTCGGGGTCAGGCGGGCCAGATCGGGACGTTCCACCTCCGCCCAGTCGGCGAGGTCTTCGATCGAACTGCGAACGGCCGCGCCGAATCCCTTCTTGCGCACCAGGTTTGCGGTCTGCCAGACGGTCTTGACGGCCTCACGTCCGCCGGTCAGCAGTAGGTTGCGGGTGTCGACCTGACTGCGCAGCGCCTCGTTCTCGGCGCGGACCGTCCGCAACTGACGGGTCAACACCGCCAGGGCGACGGCTTCGGTGAGCGCCACCGCCGCCAGCACACCGGCCGCCAGCAGCGTCGGCGTCAGCCATCCGATCCCGAACATTCAGCCGGACACGAACTCGACGACGGCCGCGCTGAAGGCATCGTTGTCGTCGCCGGCCGCGGTGTGCCCTGCGTCGGACAATTCGACGAGCCGCGCGCCCGGGACCTTGGAGAGGAAGTCCGCGACACCCTCGGCGCTGACCACGTCGGACAGCTTGCCGCGGATCAGCAGGATGGGGATCTGCAGGCCCATGGCGGCCGCCTCGATCTTCTCGGTGCGCAGCGCCGGGTCGTCGCCGGGTTTGGTCATCAGCGCGGGATCCCAGTGCCAGTACCATCGGCCGTCGCGGAACCGCAGATTCTTCTTCAGTCCCTCGGGGCTGCGGGGCTTGGTCCGGTGCGGCAGATACGCGGCCACCGCATCGGCGGCCTGTTCGAGGGAATCGAAGCCGTCGATGTGGCCGAACATGAAGTCGCGGATCCGGGCGCTGCCGTCCTTCTCGTAACGCGGCACCACGTCGACCAACACCAGCTTGGTCACCCGCTGCGGCCCGGCCTGATCGGCCACCAGAATGCCGGTCAGCCCGCCCATGCTCGCCCCGATCAGTGCCACCGGCCGGCCGATCGCCGTGATCACCGCGACTGCATCGGCGGTCAGCGTCTCGATGGCATAGTCGGCGTTCGGTGCGCGGTCGCTGTCGCCGTGGCCGCGGGTGTCGAGCGCGACGACGTGATAGCCCCGGTCGGCCAGGATCTGGCCGGTCTTGTGCCAGGAATGCCGATTCTGTCCACCGCCGTGCAGCATCACGATGCTCGGATGCTCAGCGGCTTCGGTGGCACCCCGGTTCCACTCGTCGGCGACCAGCGTTACTCCGCCGACGCCGTCGTACTCGACGGTCTGGGCTGTGCGCATCTCAAGATGGTAGATAGTTTGGACGACAGGGCGGACAGAAACGCCTGCCCGGGGTGGCCTGAGGGGTATGTGATGAGTGAACCGCGGTGGATCGATGTGTCTACGCCCGGGGTCGCGCTCAAGGCCTTGAGTTGGGGGACGCCGGGTGACCCGGTGGCGTTGTGCCTGCACGGGTTTCCCGACACCGCCTACGGCTGGCGCCGGTTGGCGCCGCGGCTGGTCGCGGCCGGCTGGCATGTGGTGGCGCCGTTCATGCGCGGCTACGCCCCGTCCGCGATCCCGGCCGACGGCAGCTACCACATCGGCGCGCTGATGGACGACGCACTGCGCGTGCACGCCGCCGTCGGCGGGACCGGTCGCGACGTGGTGATCGGGCATGACTGGGGCGCGATGGCCGCCACCGGGCTGGCTGCGATGCCGGACAGTCCGTTCACCAAGGCGGTGATCATGTCGGTGCCGCCACCGGCGGCGCTGCGCGCGGTCCGCGGGACAGACCGGCTCACCCTGGCCGGCTACCTGCCGGCGCAACTGCTGCGCAGCTGGTACATCAGTTACTTCCAACTGCCGTGGCTGCCGGACCACTCCGCCTCGTGGGTGCTGCCGCTGTTGTGGCGGCGGTGGTCGCCGGGGTATCCCGCCGAGGAGGATCTGCGGCACGTCGACGCGGCCATCGGAACGCCGGAGGGTTGGCGCGCCGCGCTTGGGCCGTACCGGGCGCTCCGCAGCCTGCGGGTTCCCGACCGCTACGCCGAGCTGCACCGACACTGGCTGCAGCTGCCACGGTTGCAGACCCTGTACCTGCACGGGCGCACCGACGGCTGCATGTCGCCGGGGTTCACGCGGTGGGTGGAACCGGCCTTGCCCGACGGGAGCGCCGTGGCCATCGTCGAGAACGCCGGCCACTTCCTGCAACTCGAACAGCCCGATGAGGTTGCGGATCGGGTGCTGCGATTCCTGACCTGATGCGTGCGCCGGCGCGCGGCCGGCTGATGACCGCGATCGACGCGCAGTTCTACTGGATGTCGGCGAAGATCCCCAGCGACCAGTTCCTGCTGTACGCCTTCGCCGGGGTGTCGGCCGACCTCGACGACGCCATCGCGGAGGTGCTCGACCGGGCCCGGGCGATCCCGGACCTGAGCATCCGGGTCGCCGACGCCGGTGTGCTGCGCTACCCGCGGTGGGTGCCGATCACCGAGCCCAGCGAGGACGTAGCCGCGAGCCGGCGTCGCGCCCCGGGCGACGGCTGGGCCGGTTGCCTGGATGCG is a genomic window of Mycolicibacter heraklionensis containing:
- a CDS encoding alpha/beta fold hydrolase, with translation MSEPRWIDVSTPGVALKALSWGTPGDPVALCLHGFPDTAYGWRRLAPRLVAAGWHVVAPFMRGYAPSAIPADGSYHIGALMDDALRVHAAVGGTGRDVVIGHDWGAMAATGLAAMPDSPFTKAVIMSVPPPAALRAVRGTDRLTLAGYLPAQLLRSWYISYFQLPWLPDHSASWVLPLLWRRWSPGYPAEEDLRHVDAAIGTPEGWRAALGPYRALRSLRVPDRYAELHRHWLQLPRLQTLYLHGRTDGCMSPGFTRWVEPALPDGSAVAIVENAGHFLQLEQPDEVADRVLRFLT
- a CDS encoding adenylate/guanylate cyclase domain-containing protein, with protein sequence MFGIGWLTPTLLAAGVLAAVALTEAVALAVLTRQLRTVRAENEALRSQVDTRNLLLTGGREAVKTVWQTANLVRKKGFGAAVRSSIEDLADWAEVERPDLARLTPNGHVVVLFTDIEGSTALNERIGDRAWVKLIARHDEMVQRLVSQHSGHVVKSQGDGFMIAFAQPDQAVRCAIDIQHALASRRGRKPQHPIRVRIGVHMGRSVRRGDDLFGRNVAMAARVAAAAEGGQILISGPVRDAVKECDDIVVGAGRDAELKGFAGTHRLYAVDVTTE
- a CDS encoding alpha/beta fold hydrolase; its protein translation is MRTAQTVEYDGVGGVTLVADEWNRGATEAAEHPSIVMLHGGGQNRHSWHKTGQILADRGYHVVALDTRGHGDSDRAPNADYAIETLTADAVAVITAIGRPVALIGASMGGLTGILVADQAGPQRVTKLVLVDVVPRYEKDGSARIRDFMFGHIDGFDSLEQAADAVAAYLPHRTKPRSPEGLKKNLRFRDGRWYWHWDPALMTKPGDDPALRTEKIEAAAMGLQIPILLIRGKLSDVVSAEGVADFLSKVPGARLVELSDAGHTAAGDDNDAFSAAVVEFVSG